A region of the Oncorhynchus clarkii lewisi isolate Uvic-CL-2024 chromosome 4, UVic_Ocla_1.0, whole genome shotgun sequence genome:
AGTGTCTACAGTGAGGGGGTTGATTAGTGTCTACAGTGAGGGGGTTGATTAGTGTCTACAGTGAGGGGGTTGATTAGTGTCTACAGTGAGGGGGCTGACTAGTGTCTACAGTGAGGGGGTTGATTAGTGTCTACAGTGAGGGGGTTGACTAGTGTCTACAGTGAGGGGGTTGATTAGTGTCTACGGTGAGGGGGCTGACTAGTGTCTACAGTGAGGGGGTTGATTAGAGTCTACAGTGAGGGGGTTGAGTATGACTGTGGGGCCTGGTCAAAAATaagtacactataaagggaacagggtgccacttgggatgtaTTCAAGCACACAATATGGcacctcctccttctcatccACCAGTAAGAAGCTGCACACCTTCTCCAGTTTTGCTTTCAGGgcctccatcccccctccatctcccctccatcccccctccatctcccctccatcccccctccatctcccctccatcccCAACCTCCAGGCTACTATCCTGTGCTTTCACCGGAGGAGGGTAGAGGGTCACCCCGCTGTGGCTCCGCTTCTGGCAGTCCAAACAGAGCGCTTCCTTACAGCCCTGGGAGCGCACCACTGCCCTCAGCCTGCCCCTGTTCACTCCAAAGCCGCGGTTGTCCCCTTTACAGGAGTCACAGAAAGGGACGTGTCCTAGGGCGATGCGGACCCTGTCATGGTTCCTCATGCGTTCCTGACGATGGAGCTCTAGCTCGCAGAGGACGCACTGCAGGCTGCCGCACTCGTCGCATTCGAAGTCGGCGTCGTCTGAGCCGCCGCAGGCGTAGCTCTCCTGACACACCAGGGTGGTGTTGATCCCTTTATCTACAGACGGACCTTGACCACTCATAATTAACACTTCGGTGTGGTACTGCTAACAAGTGCGCCTTTATGCCTAAAGTCTGTGCCTAAGGAACTGTTGCTGAAGAGTCGAAAACTACACTCGGGATAACGATACCAGACCGATGTAGAATATGTTTATGGCTATAGTCTATAAGGTGttaaaatatttaaatgttttcttCTTTAGTACGTTATGGTAGTAGTGCCTCTTCTATACTCCCCCAAAACACTTAGATCAATTTTCAAAAATGAACTGTGACAGATCACTTTGACATCAAATTACTCTTTAAGTTACagatctgtctgtgtgtcagcAAGACAATCATAACGATTTCCTACATACATGTCCAGACATGCAGCTAGCACCACCTGCAAGCAATCGATAGATGTCAACCACCAATAACATTGGCATTAGCTAATGTTAGATAGCTTAGTGTTTGTTTAGCTGCTATTGTTGTTGGCTAAGCGACTTTGAGAGTAGAAATTGACAACCGTGACTCTGTGCAAAAACAACAAatctgcatatatatatatatatatatatatatatatatatatatatatatatatataataaagaaaacactaaCATATTTGTCAGTTACTCCACATCAACTGAAACGACCCATTTCTCAAGAACCAACCCATCAACAAAAGCCTTTATCAAGCCAAAAATATGGAGTTAGTTTAGTTAGAGCTTAGAGCTTAGTTTGCCCAGATATTTCCTAACCTAAACGTTTTTTCACCTTCTACACACAACACAACGCAATACTCTTTTAATAAACAAACATGGTATGCAATGTCAATCACAAAGATACCGTTGTGTATACATATATCTCTCTTATAAGGATAATTTCGCTGCCCAACAGCTAGATGTTgttcacagtttcatcagctgatcGGCTTGTTTTCATCCAGAGGTCAAAAGTTATAGACCGCGAAGCATCCTGGGAAATGTAGTTGTTGTTTGGAATCGCTTACTTTCCCCACAATGCACCTCAAAGTTTGTAGCTTGCCAGTTCGGTCAAAGAGGTTTTCTCATCGATGTTGACCTAGTTTTGTGCAATTAATAGTCAATATTGAGAGGAAGTGCATTTCCGGATTCACGTATTTGCTGGCTTTGAAGTAAACTAGTAACCTAGCGTATGAAAATATGTTAGTTATTGTTAATTGTTTTTAAATTGTTTATTCAGTCTCCACATTGTTAGCTATAAGCTAGTAAGCTGTCTTCTCACTGGAGACGTTAGAGCTAGCCTACATTAGCTAGACATCACTCCAGTTCCAGCTATTGATATTCAGTCATCTAGAGTTTATGCAGAACGGTGACCAGCATTACAGCATGGAAGATGAAACCTACACGGACATCGACGGCAAGGCCATCTCTCTGGAGTGTCAAAGTCACTCGGGTTTCTGCAGGGAGTTCACGGTTAGCTCGGCTAAAGTCTCCATAGGCAGAGTGATGGCTTACACTTGCGCCGTCTGGCTATCGGCCTACATCATATTCTTCGTCACTGAGGTAAGGAGACTAGGgtttagtcccaaatggcaccctattcgctataCAGTCTAATAGTTTTGACCATGGCACCTGCGTCACTGGTCAACAATCCAGTTCCCGGgaagctactgggtgtgcaggattttgttccagcCCGACACTAACACATCTGATTCAACCAACTGCTCAGCAGGTGTTGTGTGGTTGTATCGGTGGTGTTAGTGCAGGTCTAGAACAAAAGCGTGCCCCTATAGCGCTTTAGGGCCAGTGTCGGTAACCCACTAAGCTAGATTAATCATTTAATAATATAGCTaagtattattgttgttgttgttgttgttgtggttcaaTCAGTTCAATGCTGGTCTCTTCTCAAAGTCGCTGTATGTGGAGCACCCTGAGTCTACAGAGACGTTAAaactttgtttattttattttttacttcaatgccattctcttcatctctctccagaACACAGCCGTTCTCTCCAGTGCCATAATCATCACCCTGGTCGGTATGATGGTTCACATCCACTTTGTGAAGGTGGACCATGAGACGCTGCTCATCATTGGTTCCCTGGGTGTCCAGGTGTCTTCTAGCTACGCCTCCGGCAGGGAGTCTACAGACTTCATAGAGATGGGCAAGATCAAAGACATAGTAATTAATGAAGCTATTCACATGGTGAGGAAAATCAAAGACATAGTAATTAATGAAGCTATTCACATGGTGAGGAAAATCAAAGACATAGTAATTAATGAAGCTATTCACATGGTGAGGAAAATCAAAGACATAGTAATTAATGAAGCTATTCACATGGTGAGGAAAATCAAAGACATAGTAATTAATGAAGCTATCCACATGGTGAGGAAAATCAAAGACATAGTCATTAATGAAGCTATTCACATGGTGAGGAAAATCAAAGACACTAATTAATGAAGCTATTCACATGGTGAGGAAAATCAAAGACATAGTAATTAATAAAGCTATTCACACGGTGAGGAAATAGAAGGATACTGAGCTGATGAAGGTACATTTCCACAGTTGATTTGATCGTCACTAAAGGCGTTGACTGCTTCTCGTTCAGATGAAGTTCGATGGATCCTGCTATAACTTATCTGATGATCGTAGGACAGTGAACAATGCATGACTgaaagtcgctttggataaaataGTCTAATAAatggtatatacagtattattatatagTATCTTATGATGTTGTTTTTTTTCAGCAAACAGTCATCTACTATCTTTGCATCCTCTTGAAGGACCCCTCAGATCCAGAGGCAGTGTCTAGCGTGGTCCCGCTGTTTCAGGTGAGCTTCGGGATCATTAAGGATCTACCGTACTGTTTAAAATGCATGTCTGTATCTAAATCAAATCAAGATGTATTTATACATCACATTTCGGACATGTGAAATGTCCTGTGTTCTTCACATGAAgaaaaataaaagtaataataataaattaaacTTTTGCATCTGATGTAGTTTTACCCTGCGTTGAAGACTAACCCTGTGTTGAAGACTAACCCTGTGTTGAAGCCTAACCCTGTGTGTTGAAGACTAACCCTGTGTTGAAGACTAACCCTGTGTGTTGAAGACTAACCCTGTGTGTTGAAGACTAACCCTGTGTGTTGAAGACTAACCCTGTGTGTTGAAGACTAACCCTGTGTGTTGAAGACTAACCCTGTGTGTTGAAGACTAACCCTGTGTGTTGAAGCCTAACCCTGTGTGTTGAAGACTAACCCTGTGTTGAAGACTAACCCTGTGTTGAAGACTAACCCTGTGTGTTGAAGACTAACCCTGTGTGTTGAAGACTAACCCTGTGTGTTGAAGACTGACCCTGTGTGTTGAAGACTGACCCTGTGTGTTGAAGCCTAACCCTGTGTGTTGAAGCCTAACCCTGTGTGTTGAAGCAAAACACTGTGTGTTGAAGCCTAACCCTGTGTGTTGAAGCAAAACCCTGTGTGTTGAAGCAAAACCCTGTGTGTTGAAGGAAAACCCTGTGTGTTGAAGCCTAACCCTGTGTGTTGAAGCCTAACCCTGTGTGTTGAAGCCTAACCCTGTGTGTTGAAGCCTAACCCCGTGTGTTGAAGCC
Encoded here:
- the LOC139407886 gene encoding phosphatidylinositol N-acetylglucosaminyltransferase subunit H, with product MQNGDQHYSMEDETYTDIDGKAISLECQSHSGFCREFTVSSAKVSIGRVMAYTCAVWLSAYIIFFVTENTAVLSSAIIITLVGMMVHIHFVKVDHETLLIIGSLGVQVSSSYASGRESTDFIEMGKIKDIVINEAIHMQTVIYYLCILLKDPSDPEAVSSVVPLFQSSKPRLNCLVKVYKSCQEILAKC